CTCGCCATCGGCAAAACACACGCCGTAGGTGGTCTCTGAACTGGCAAAGACGATCTTGGGAATCCCCAGCTTCGTCGCGGCCTCGATGACGTTGTAGGTGGACAGGGTGTTCTGGCGAAAACACTCACCGTCCGACCCAATCATGACGCGGGGAATGGCGGCAAAATGCACGACAGCATCATAGGTCGGCACGCCAGTCCCTGCATCAAGCTCGTGAAAATCGGCGAACTGCGACATCGCACCGATGACCTGTCCGGAGTCGCAAAGGTCGATCAGCAGCTCGCTGCAATCCAGACCCGATGGCACCTGATCCGCGTTGATGACCGTATGCCCCTGCTCCTGAAGATGGCGGATCGCATGTTGTCCCGCTTTCCCGCTGCCGCCTGTGAAAAATACGCGCATCATGTCCTCCCGATTTGCAAAGACCAGCCTAGCGTCATGAACATGGGCGACAAGTCGTTTATACGTGCTAGCTTTCAACCATTGATTGAAGGAGAGACACATGCGCCATGCCATGACCGCAGCGACCATCGCCCTTGCCAGCACCGCAAGCGCTGAAAACCGGATTGATACGATCCGGCCCGATGCGCCAGCACTGGCGGCCTTTGGTGACAACCCCATCGGCGTGCGCACGATGACCTTTACCAATCCCGACCAGATCGACGTGGCCCGGACCGAGGCTATAGGCGATATTCCCACCTATGACCGGACCCTGACGGTCGAAGTCTGGTATCCGGCTTCGGCAGGCACGACACCGGGCGGGACCTACACAGCGTTTCTGCGCGATGGCACAACGACCGCAACACTGACCGGCAGCGCTGCGCGTGACGCGGCACCTGCAGATGCGCGCTATCCTCTTGTGATCATCTCGCATGGGTATCCCGGCAACCGGTTCCTGTTGTCGCACCTTGGTGAAAACCTCGCTTCCAAGGGTTACGTCGTTGCATCCATCGACCATGCAGACAGCATCTATTCCGATCTCGGGGCCTTTGGTTCGACCCTTGTGAACCGGCCTTGGGACCAGCGGTTTGTCATCGATAGCCTCGAAGCACTGGATGACGAGCTTGGCGCAGTTATCGACGCCGAAAACAGCGCCGTGATTGGCTATTCGATGGGCGGCTATGGCGCACTGATCTATGCTGGCGCTGGCGTAACCGAAATCAGCACAACCTACGAATGGGGGGCACCGCAGGGCCTCTTGGAACGCAATCTTGCGGGATCGAACAGCCATGCAAGCCTTGTGGACGATAGGGTCAAGGCGATCGTCGCCTTCGGACCCTGGGGCATGAATACTGGGTTCTGGGATGCGAACGGACTGG
The sequence above is drawn from the Cognatiyoonia koreensis genome and encodes:
- a CDS encoding alpha/beta hydrolase family protein; this encodes MRHAMTAATIALASTASAENRIDTIRPDAPALAAFGDNPIGVRTMTFTNPDQIDVARTEAIGDIPTYDRTLTVEVWYPASAGTTPGGTYTAFLRDGTTTATLTGSAARDAAPADARYPLVIISHGYPGNRFLLSHLGENLASKGYVVASIDHADSIYSDLGAFGSTLVNRPWDQRFVIDSLEALDDELGAVIDAENSAVIGYSMGGYGALIYAGAGVTEISTTYEWGAPQGLLERNLAGSNSHASLVDDRVKAIVAFGPWGMNTGFWDANGLAGVEKPVLMIAGSIDDVSVYDNMRDIFTGLTNTTRHLLTFNDANHNAGAPMPAPAESYFYSEALGFSPFEHYADAVWDNVRMNNISVHFITAYLDMHLKGADTGSYFELTENARDGVWAVDDAGVPTDGHTYWEGFPNRTAAGLRFETLENAR